One Sulfolobus sp. S-194 DNA segment encodes these proteins:
- a CDS encoding phosphoribosylanthranilate isomerase, translated as MIKIKFCGISHIEDAIVASNYADLIGVVTDPISPRFVKPEFIDIVKNFVNKPVVNVKVKGKIDDIVNESKADYIQIHRVLDIKEIEDMLSYNKKFILYVPSSEKYYSYFKTIINKTNHLILIDSEKKGEKVNLEVSKMWVKEYDKVGIGGGITLYNIEEFISLNPYWVDISSGIEKYKSKKDHDKMIRIAEKVKEWKSIL; from the coding sequence TTGATTAAAATAAAATTTTGCGGTATATCTCATATTGAAGATGCGATCGTAGCCTCCAATTATGCTGATTTAATAGGAGTGGTTACTGATCCTATAAGTCCAAGATTTGTTAAACCAGAGTTTATCGATATTGTTAAAAACTTTGTAAATAAACCTGTAGTAAATGTAAAGGTAAAAGGCAAAATTGATGATATAGTTAATGAATCAAAAGCTGATTACATTCAAATACATAGAGTTTTAGATATAAAAGAAATAGAAGATATGCTATCATATAATAAAAAATTTATACTTTATGTTCCTTCGTCAGAAAAATATTACTCCTATTTTAAAACCATAATAAATAAAACTAATCATCTTATTCTCATAGATTCGGAAAAGAAGGGAGAAAAGGTAAACTTAGAAGTTTCCAAGATGTGGGTCAAAGAATATGATAAAGTTGGTATAGGGGGAGGTATAACGTTATATAACATAGAAGAATTCATAAGTTTAAACCCTTATTGGGTAGACATTTCTTCTGGTATTGAGAAATATAAATCAAAGAAAGACCATGATAAAATGATTAGAATAGCCGAAAAGGTGAAAGAATGGAAATCTATCCTATAA
- the trpA gene encoding tryptophan synthase subunit alpha, whose translation MRRMLVTYMTLGYPNLESFYKFIEKSVELGTDILEIGLPPKYAKYDGPVIRKSYKAVTSWLKDYVTPLKEVRKKVNIPIIILTYLEDYLSNLDNFLTILHELGIDGVLFPDLLIDFVDEYEEYVSKIKGKGVKAVLFTGPSLPDNLIIKASKISDIFLYYGVRPTTGVIIPVSVDSLITRVRNLVQNKLVVGFGLNDFNDLRKALSAGADGIAIGTAFIEEIEKYGIQSALQLVKTIRGILDEYS comes from the coding sequence ATGAGAAGAATGTTAGTAACTTATATGACTTTAGGATATCCTAACTTAGAATCTTTTTATAAATTTATAGAAAAAAGCGTTGAATTAGGAACAGATATTTTAGAAATTGGCTTACCACCTAAATATGCTAAGTATGACGGTCCAGTTATAAGAAAAAGTTATAAAGCAGTTACAAGTTGGTTAAAGGACTATGTAACTCCTTTAAAAGAGGTTAGGAAAAAAGTAAATATTCCAATTATTATACTTACATATCTTGAAGATTATCTTTCTAATTTAGATAATTTCTTAACTATTCTTCATGAACTAGGAATAGATGGAGTTTTATTTCCAGATTTACTAATAGATTTTGTAGATGAGTATGAGGAATATGTTAGTAAAATAAAGGGAAAAGGCGTAAAAGCTGTCCTATTTACTGGTCCTTCATTACCTGATAATTTAATTATAAAAGCTTCTAAAATTTCAGATATTTTTCTTTATTATGGTGTCAGACCTACAACGGGTGTAATTATTCCAGTTAGCGTGGATTCATTAATTACAAGAGTAAGGAATTTGGTTCAAAATAAACTAGTTGTAGGCTTTGGTTTGAATGATTTTAATGACTTAAGAAAAGCTTTAAGTGCTGGAGCAGATGGTATAGCCATAGGTACAGCTTTCATAGAAGAAATAGAAAAATATGGTATTCAATCAGCTTTACAGTTGGTAAAAACTATTAGGGGTATATTAGATGAATACAGCTGA
- the trpD gene encoding anthranilate phosphoribosyltransferase, giving the protein MNTAELLRKIIRRESLTEDEARSIANSVMKAEISEIVTAGFLVGLATKGESVEEITGFAKAMRDNALHINFPSALDTAGTGGDGLNTLNVSTAVALLISQVYPVAKHGNRAVSGKSGSADVLEALGYNIIVKPELAEKLIKESNFVFLFAQLYHPAMKNVANVRKTLGVRTIFNVLGPLTNPANARYQMIGVFSKEFLPKLAEAVVRLDYDRVILYNGFPSLDEISTQGITYVYEIEKDKIVSYTVSINDFGLKDEIPVFKLTVNDATHSALRILRAFKGKDEEARLFIGINTAMALYLIRKVKDLKDGYEYALQLMDSGISHVRRLVEKNGDLNNFNKLVEKID; this is encoded by the coding sequence ATGAATACAGCTGAATTATTAAGAAAGATAATAAGAAGAGAAAGTCTAACTGAGGATGAAGCAAGAAGTATAGCTAATAGTGTAATGAAGGCAGAGATATCAGAGATAGTCACTGCTGGATTTTTAGTAGGTTTAGCAACAAAAGGAGAAAGTGTCGAAGAAATAACTGGGTTTGCAAAGGCAATGAGAGATAATGCTTTGCATATTAACTTTCCCTCAGCATTAGATACAGCTGGTACTGGTGGTGATGGTTTAAATACGCTAAATGTTAGTACAGCAGTAGCATTGCTGATAAGCCAAGTCTACCCGGTAGCTAAACATGGGAATAGAGCTGTAAGCGGTAAGTCTGGTAGTGCTGATGTACTTGAAGCTCTTGGTTATAATATAATTGTGAAACCCGAGCTAGCTGAGAAATTGATTAAAGAGTCTAATTTTGTATTTCTATTTGCTCAACTTTATCACCCAGCTATGAAAAATGTAGCTAATGTCAGAAAGACTTTAGGTGTTAGAACTATATTTAATGTACTAGGTCCGTTAACAAATCCAGCAAATGCAAGATATCAAATGATAGGTGTCTTCTCAAAGGAGTTTTTACCAAAACTCGCTGAAGCCGTAGTGCGTCTTGATTATGATAGAGTTATACTTTATAATGGTTTTCCATCTTTAGATGAGATTAGTACACAAGGAATTACATATGTATATGAAATTGAAAAAGATAAGATAGTTAGTTATACTGTTTCTATTAACGACTTTGGACTTAAGGATGAGATCCCTGTATTTAAACTCACTGTTAATGACGCTACTCATTCAGCGTTAAGAATTCTAAGGGCATTTAAAGGAAAAGATGAAGAAGCTAGACTATTTATAGGGATAAACACAGCTATGGCTCTTTATTTAATTAGGAAAGTAAAAGATCTCAAAGATGGATATGAATATGCTTTACAGTTAATGGATTCTGGTATATCTCATGTAAGAAGATTAGTAGAGAAAAATGGTGATTTAAATAATTTTAATAAGTTGGTGGAGAAAATTGATTAA